The Gloeocapsopsis sp. IPPAS B-1203 region ACTGGTAGGCAGCATCGTGACTCGACTCTCGATCCCTTTCGGTGTGCGAACGATGATCTGCTGTTGAGCAAAATCGAGGTCTTTGATCCGAATGTTTAGTCCTTCATTCAGTCGCACACCACTACCATAAAGAACTTGCACCACCAGTTGATACACGTCACTGAGATTGCCAATCACGCCTCTAACTTCATCTTTTGTCAGGACGGTAGGCAAGTAGCGCGGTTGCTTGGCTCGAACAGCATCGATCGACGCATCGAGTTCTTGCCGCAACACTTCGCGGTACAGAAATAAAATCGCACTCAAGGCTTGGTTCTGAGTTGAAGCTGCGACCTGCTCTTGCACGGCAAGATGCGTTAAAAATGCTTCAATTTCTGCACTTCCCATGTCTTTGGGATGGGTCTTGTTATGAAACAGAATGTAGCGTCGAATCCATTGGATGTAAGTTTGTTCAGTGCGATACGAATAGTGCTTGACTCGGAGCAAGTCAGAGACCTGTTCAAGCAGTTTTCTCGGTCATGGCTCCATTGTGGTGATCTCCAGCGCTGTAATGTTGTTATTCAGGATCTTAGGTGGACAGCGCTGTGTTCTCTGTTGGAAGAAATACGGCAGATTTCGGGCTAAGATCCCTGTCGAGGAGTATTATACGGAAATTGCGTCGGGCTAAGTTGCCTGGTGCGGACTTAGGCAGAAAGATTCGGGCTAAGCGCCTCAAACTGGGATCTTAGGCAGAAACTTTCAGTCCAAATATATAGTTAGGCTGATAGTTGGCTGCGGTTGGGGGTTTGATGGAGCCTCTTGATGATGGCAAAGTCCTGAAACGAAGCAATTAGAGTTAAGATGTCTTAGTTCTCTGTAGGAGTATAGGACTCGTAAAGCTTGATGACTAAGCCTTCGCAGCTTCAGCTTTTTGGTTTAGTACCTGAATCGCATAAAGATGCTCAATCACGAGTCATTCAAGAGCGAGTAGGTACTTTCACTGACAATATGAAATTGCCTATTCATAGGTGGTTTCGCTATTCTGCGGGCTTTTCAGCAGCTTGGGTTGAAAAAGTAATTACAGATTTAGAACCTCAAACTATCCTTGATCCTTTTGCAGGCTCCGGTACTGTCTGTTTAGCTGCGGACAAGCTTGGCATAAATTCTTTTGGCATTGAGGCGCATCCTTTCGTTTACAAGCTTGCAAAAGGTAAACTTTCATGGGGAGCTAATGTCCATACATTTGTAGAAGCAGTTGCCGAAGTTAAGCGTTTTGCTATCAGCCTTCAGCCTAATCTTCCAGAACAGCTTCCAGCCTTATTAGGAAAATGCTATACAAGTGAAGCGTTGATCGACCTCTTTAGACTTAGACAAGCTTATTGTGAAATAGCCTCATCTTTATCGGAAGAATTGCAGTTTCTCATCTTTCTAGCGATTTCCGCTATCTTACGCATGTCCAGCCATGTAGGAACAGCACAATGGCAATATATCCTTCCTAACAAGCGAAAGGTTAAAGCTTATGAGCCATTTGATGCATTAGAAAAACAGGTTTCTTTAATGCAGGAAGATATGTGTTATCTACAATCTCTTGCTAGATCGAGCCAAGCTACATTCATAAACGAAGATGCTAGAAGCTTAAAAAGTATCCCTGATAAATTGATAGACTTAGTAATAACATCACCTCCTTATGCAAATAACTATGACTATGCAGATGCTACACGTCTTGAAATGACTTTTTGGGGTGAGGTCGATTCTTGGGGAGATTTGCACAAGACAGTTCGTCAATTTCTAATCCGCTCAAGTTCTCAACATGTGTCAAAGGATCGACTGAGTTTAGATGCCTTGATCAGTACGCCAATTGTTGATCCGATTCGGGATGAACTAGTTCTTGTCTGTCAAGAGCTAGAAAAAATCCGAGGAACTAAAGGCGGCAATAAGGCATATCACACAATGGTTGCCGCTTATTTCAATGATCTGGGAATTGTTTTCTATGCTCTTCGCCGAGTCACAACGTCTAGTTGTAAAGTTTGCTTTGTTGTAGGAGATTCAGCTCCCTATGGAGTGTATGTTCCAGTTGAGCAGTGGCTTGGCAAACTAGCTATTGCAGCAGGATTTGATGTTTGGTCTTTTGAACAAATTAGACAGCGTAACATCAAGTGGAAAAACAGGAAGCATAATGTTCCACTTCATGAAGGACGACTCTGGATAGAAGGTGAATCTATGGCACAATCTCCATCACACAAGTTTGGACAGGATCTAGGCAAACTTCTTGAGGATATTGTCCTCGACGACATTCTCAAGCCTCGACTGCAACAGTTTGCACAAAGCAAAAACTATTATCTTGATTGGCAACGTCCACGTCCAGCGCGAAGTGGCAAAAAAGTAACTTGGGAAGATAAATATGGCAACAAACATGATTTAGACTTTGTGATTGAGATAGGCGGTACAGATGATCAGATTGGTAGACCTGTTGCATTTATTGAGTCTGCATGGCGCAGGTATACGAAGCACTCGAAGAATAAGGCTCAAGAGATTCAAGGAGCTATATTACCTATTATTGAACTTCATCAGTTGTCAGCACCATTTTATGGTGCAGTATTGGCTGGGGATTTCACTAAACCAGCTTTGGATCAACTGAGGAATAATGGATTTGCAATTATTTACATCCCCTATAAAGATGTAGTAGCAGCATTTAAAGGGATTGATTTTAATGTTGCATTTGACGAAGAAACACCTGACGAAATCTATGCTGTAGCCTCGAAAAAATTAGCTAGTCTTACTAGTTCTGATAAAGAGAGGCTCCGACAAGCTTTGATGCAAGTTTCAAAGCAAGAAGTAGATAGTTTTATGAATACGCTTAGAAATTCTCTTGAGCGTTATATTGCAAAAATAATTCTTATTCCTCTCTTTGGCGCAAAATATGAGTTTGAGAATATTGATGATGCGCTCACTCAGCTAGATACAATTGACATCGCTAAACCAAGTGGTGAGTTTGAACGATTTGAGGTCATCATCGACTACAGCAACAATGATACAATCCGAGCAACTTTTCAAAATAAAACCCTTCTTGCAGATTTTTTGAGGAAGTTGGAAAGTTAAGGTCAGCCTAACACTGCGTTGGTGCGGACGGAACAGAGGTTATTGGTGAGAATTCAAAGGTTATCTGCCGCCGCACAACTTCACCGTTACTGAGCATTTTCACGAGGATCTCGCGTGACTTGCGGGGCTTCACGATCTTCCAAAAAGGTTTGAACTTTGCCGTCAGGCGTCAAAACAACTCGAATTCTAGCAACTTTGCCATCGCTGATAGGAGACACAAAAGGTTCGCCAATCAAAGGCATTCCAGTACGGTCAATTTGGTCTCTCGCAGCTTGATTTAAAGGTTCAATGCGTTGAATTGTTCCATCAACGTCTAGGAGCAAACTATATTCTAAGGTTTGCTTGACTGCGGCTGTAGGTTCCCAGCGGCGCTGAAAAAATTGTCTAGCCTCTCCTACTTGGCTAATGTTGTCTAGTGGCGCAGGTTCGCTAGGAGCTGGAGAAGCACTAGGCGATCGCACTGCGGCAGTAGTAGTGTTATTCGCAGCTTGTTGTTGTGGCGGTGCTGGTGCTGGGCTAGCTGACTGTGCTGGGGCTGTAGGTTGAGCTTGAATAGTTGCTTGAGAACGAGGATTAGGAGTGTTGAGTTGCGCCAAAGGACTCGGTACTGCGATCGTGGGAGCATTTGAAGACCCTGTTGGTGGTGACGCTTGCTGCTGCGAACCTGGTTGTGGTGCTGTTGCTCCAGGAACAGTAGGAGTGGGTGGGACAGCGTTCGGTACGGGAATCGCAGGTAGTGGAGTAGCAGGCACTGGTACAGGAGAACCTACAGGCGGGGGAGGTGGCAATGTATCTATTGATGACAAGGGTGGTAGCGGTGAAGGTTGAACCGCGACTTGCTGCGGATCTTCAGGGATTTGATTACTGGTTATTTGCTGTTGAGCAGGACGATTGAGCTGCTGTAGTACAGCAAATAGACCAACAGCAAGTGTTAATCCAGCGGCAATTGTAGCCCATGCGGGGGGAGTGGTACTCACTCTAGAACGGCGGTTGAGACTTGGTAAAGCAACGATATCAGCTTCGTATTCATCTAAAGCAGTTGCTAAATCAAATAACTGCAGTACGCTCAACTGCACTATAGGTCCTGTCACAGGAGTTGCTAGAGAACCTAAACTCAATGTGTGAGACAATCCTGTACTGGGTTTGAGAAAAATTTGTTGTAAGCCAGAAGGCGATGAATCAGGAGAATTTGCTGGCGAAATCACTATTTGAGAATCAGCAACAGTCGTAGAGTCTGTTGCAGTATTTGTTGGAGTTAGCTGTGCCGTAAATTGTGCTGGAGATTGATTAAGTAGCTCTTGTACATAAGTTGTCACCGCCTGCTGTAAAGCTTCAAGTTGTTCGCGATCGCCAGTAAGATGAATGCGTTGTTCTGGTAGCCGTGGATCGTCAAGATGCAGGTGGAATTGTAACTGTGTGGCTACTGTACGCCCAGCCCAGCGTGATAATGGCGAGCGAGGAGCCACAATTTCTAATGTACAAGTGGGCGGAGTATACCTACGGAGAACCTGGGAATTTGACAAAGACATAGGTGAGAATTTGAGCAGAGGTCAGGGGTCAGGGGTCAGGGGAGACAACTAAGGTGATACTCTATTGACTAATCACTCGCTCCACTCTTCGAGAAGAAACTCGCCCCTCAGCTATTATTTTGAGCGGTCTAGAAGTGCTAACCAGAGGCGGCGATGACCGCCAGGAGAACTATAGAATAACAAATCAATTAAGAGTTTAAGAGCTAACTGAGTCAGAACATCGGTGGAGACGTTTTCATCTTCCTCCATGCGTTCCTGGTAGGTATTACTGAAAGCATCAATGTAATCTCCTAAAAGAGCGGCTTTGTAAGGAGCTTCATTGTTTTGTGTGACTTGTTCGAGCAAAGCAACAGCACGGCGAATAACTTCTTGGTGTTGTTTTGCAAGGTAGCAGCTGATCAACACAAGCGATCGCGCTTCTTCAACGTCGAGCTTTTTCCGTCCTCCTTCACCTTTGCGTAGCGGATTTGATTGGCGCAGTCGCCATAATGCCACGCGGTCTGGGATTTTGGACTCTAAATTAAGTTGGGCTGCAGCTTGGAGCATTGCTTCTGAACCAATCCCTGCCAAAGCTTCCAGCGCCAATAATACCAAGTCCAGTTGAGCTTTGATGTTGTCTAATTGGGCTGGGTTGGGCTGGATTTTAGTAAGCTCTTCCCATCTTGAAGTTGGAGTTGGCAACTGTGCGCTAGAGTGCATAACCTTAAGCATAGGAGGTAATACTAGAATGGGCATTTGTTGTTACCCATTTTGAAACCAGACTTGTCTAAATTGACGTTGGTTTCTAATTAGCTACCAGCTTATCCTGTTTGGTTCAAAAGTAAAATTACCCACTACAAAAAAAGCAGAGGAGCCAGTGTCGTGCGGAGGTGTCCTCCGTTGAGGAGCGGATTCGTTGCGGAGGTTGCCGCGCCCTGTAGAACTCCGCGTGAGCCACTGCGCCCTTGGGGGTGTCCCCCGTTGTAGCAAGTGGCGTACAACTGGCATGAGCAAAAGAAACAGAGTGACAAAATCAGGCTTGCGCAGAGGCAATAAGTTGATGGAACTGGTCAGGCGGCAATAGAATGGCAACGAATCATGCACTGTTCGTTGCATGGGGTTAATTAGTTGCTTAAACCTTAACACCAGCACTGGAGAGTTTTGGGTTATAGACTACCGCTGGTACAATCCGGACAGTGATGGCAATAACAAGCTTGACCCTCTTGAGTAGATGCTACACAATTGCGTAGTCTTCGCCCAGCCATTGCCGTTGGCAATCGGATTGATGGATAGTTGAGATGCGGCTTAGAAGTGAAGAATATTTCTCTAGTTGAGCATTCTCGCTAGCGTAGGCCATTCAATTTTCTGGTCAAATTTGGTTGTCTGGCTTGCTTGTTGCTATCAGCATAGGAAACCCTCTGTGCATTTAGGTGACTTTTTCCTCCCTGCTGCTTAACCTGAACAGAAGTTATAGCTAATACTTAAATCTCAGAAATAGCTTTCAAGATGTTGTCGCATAACTGAACGGACTAGATCAACACGTTCCTGAGTAAAATCTTGCCAATCAAGTCGCTTTGAGACTGCTGCTCGTGCAGTGCGAAAGACTAGAATTTGTCCTATGAGTGCAAATGCCCGAACTGCACATTCTGGATCGTTGGCTGTTTTGTCGGTTAGCTGAGCAATTAAAATGGTGCAGGGGCGTAGAATTCGCTGCAGAAAGTTTTCGTAGAGGATATCAAATGCAGACGAAGGATCGAGAAATTCCCGCATAATGAAGCGGTTGTAATGATCTTTACCGTCAGAAGCAATAACAGTAATCGCAAGTGTATCCAATAACTCTTGCAATAGCTCGAGGGCTTCCTCATGCGAAAGCTGGGTATCTTGAAGTAATACCTCAATGCGTCGGGCTGTAGAGGCTGCTGGTTCATCATCACTAGCGATATGCTCTGCAACCGCACGGTACAGTCCCTCTTTGCTACCAAAATAGTAGGGAATAGCAGCAAGATTAACGCCTGCTTTGTCTGCAATGTGGCGGGTACTCGCTGCTTCAAAGCCTGAAATGCCAAAAACTTCAATTCCCGCCTCAATTAAACGATGACGAGCATCCTCACCACGCTGCTGCACATTAGGTTGAGGAGATTTTGGTTGAACCATTATGATGTCACTTTACTATTACCAGCACAACTTAATTGTAGTCGATTGACAAAATCAATCGACTGACTTACATTAAAATCAATCGATTGAATTATTCGCTTGATTAAAATTAGGTGAAATATGTAGAGGCTAATTAATATGCAAAGCCAAATAAGTAGGAAAGTAATCGATGACAACATCTACTGAGATTGCAGTTTCCAAAACCCTTGTTCGTCGTCCCATTAGGCGATCAATTGCAGTACTTTTAGCCGTTGGATGTCTAACGCCCTTCATCTACTGGCAATTCCAGTCATTTCAATCGAGGAATTCGCCACCTCCAATTAAGCAGCCTGAGGTCAAAACGATCACTGCCTTAGGGCGGCTAGAGCCTGCAGGCGAAGTCATCAAGCTTTCAGCTCCTACATCAGCTCAAGGAAGTCGCGTAGAACAACTGCTTGTGAAAGAAGGAGATCCAATCAAAGTTAATCAAGTCATTGCAATTTTAGATAACCGCGATCGCCTTCAAGCAGCATTAGAAGAGGCACAAGAGCAAGTACGAGTTGCCCAATCTGAGTTGGCGCAGGTACTAGCAGGAGCAAAGCGCGGCGAAATTCAAGCACAGCGTTTTGAGATTGCGCGTTTAGAAGCTGAGAGAGTCGGAAATTTGAACGCTCAAACGGCAACAGTTACACGTCTAGCAGCAGAAGTGCAAAATGCACAAACTGAGTATCAGCGTTACGAATCTCTATATCAAAACGGAGCAATTTCAGCATCAGAACGCGATCGCCAGCAGTTAGCTTTGACGACGACTCAAAAACAACTCCAGGAAGCACAAGCGGCTTTAGAGCGGATTACAAAAGCCACTCAAGAGCAAGTCGCTGCAGCGCGTGCCACACTAGCACAGATTGCCGAAGTACGTCCAGTTGACGTGCAGACAGCCGAGGCAAGAGTAAGTCAGGCGATCGCCGCTGCCAAACAAGCAGAGAAAAATTTAGATCAAGCTTATATCCGCACTCCTCAATCTGGTCGAATCCTCAAAATTCATGCCCGCCCTGGC contains the following coding sequences:
- a CDS encoding integron integrase; its protein translation is MLEQVSDLLRVKHYSYRTEQTYIQWIRRYILFHNKTHPKDMGSAEIEAFLTHLAVQEQVAASTQNQALSAILFLYREVLRQELDASIDAVRAKQPRYLPTVLTKDEVRGVIGNLSDVYQLVVQVLYGSGVRLNEGLNIRIKDLDFAQQQIIVRTPKGIESRVTMLPTSLNDPLNEHLQRVRRLHQQDLAQGYGAVHLPYALARKYPNAERSWVGQFVFPSNRRCRDPRTEQINRYHLHESGVQKALKQAVFAARIQKRVGCHTFCHSFATHLLEAGYDIRTVQELLGHKDVKTTMIYTHVLNRGGKGVRSPLDS
- a CDS encoding DNA methyltransferase is translated as MTKPSQLQLFGLVPESHKDAQSRVIQERVGTFTDNMKLPIHRWFRYSAGFSAAWVEKVITDLEPQTILDPFAGSGTVCLAADKLGINSFGIEAHPFVYKLAKGKLSWGANVHTFVEAVAEVKRFAISLQPNLPEQLPALLGKCYTSEALIDLFRLRQAYCEIASSLSEELQFLIFLAISAILRMSSHVGTAQWQYILPNKRKVKAYEPFDALEKQVSLMQEDMCYLQSLARSSQATFINEDARSLKSIPDKLIDLVITSPPYANNYDYADATRLEMTFWGEVDSWGDLHKTVRQFLIRSSSQHVSKDRLSLDALISTPIVDPIRDELVLVCQELEKIRGTKGGNKAYHTMVAAYFNDLGIVFYALRRVTTSSCKVCFVVGDSAPYGVYVPVEQWLGKLAIAAGFDVWSFEQIRQRNIKWKNRKHNVPLHEGRLWIEGESMAQSPSHKFGQDLGKLLEDIVLDDILKPRLQQFAQSKNYYLDWQRPRPARSGKKVTWEDKYGNKHDLDFVIEIGGTDDQIGRPVAFIESAWRRYTKHSKNKAQEIQGAILPIIELHQLSAPFYGAVLAGDFTKPALDQLRNNGFAIIYIPYKDVVAAFKGIDFNVAFDEETPDEIYAVASKKLASLTSSDKERLRQALMQVSKQEVDSFMNTLRNSLERYIAKIILIPLFGAKYEFENIDDALTQLDTIDIAKPSGEFERFEVIIDYSNNDTIRATFQNKTLLADFLRKLES
- a CDS encoding DUF4335 domain-containing protein encodes the protein MSLSNSQVLRRYTPPTCTLEIVAPRSPLSRWAGRTVATQLQFHLHLDDPRLPEQRIHLTGDREQLEALQQAVTTYVQELLNQSPAQFTAQLTPTNTATDSTTVADSQIVISPANSPDSSPSGLQQIFLKPSTGLSHTLSLGSLATPVTGPIVQLSVLQLFDLATALDEYEADIVALPSLNRRSRVSTTPPAWATIAAGLTLAVGLFAVLQQLNRPAQQQITSNQIPEDPQQVAVQPSPLPPLSSIDTLPPPPPVGSPVPVPATPLPAIPVPNAVPPTPTVPGATAPQPGSQQQASPPTGSSNAPTIAVPSPLAQLNTPNPRSQATIQAQPTAPAQSASPAPAPPQQQAANNTTTAAVRSPSASPAPSEPAPLDNISQVGEARQFFQRRWEPTAAVKQTLEYSLLLDVDGTIQRIEPLNQAARDQIDRTGMPLIGEPFVSPISDGKVARIRVVLTPDGKVQTFLEDREAPQVTRDPRENAQ
- a CDS encoding DUF3038 domain-containing protein codes for the protein MPILVLPPMLKVMHSSAQLPTPTSRWEELTKIQPNPAQLDNIKAQLDLVLLALEALAGIGSEAMLQAAAQLNLESKIPDRVALWRLRQSNPLRKGEGGRKKLDVEEARSLVLISCYLAKQHQEVIRRAVALLEQVTQNNEAPYKAALLGDYIDAFSNTYQERMEEDENVSTDVLTQLALKLLIDLLFYSSPGGHRRLWLALLDRSK
- a CDS encoding CerR family C-terminal domain-containing protein, with the translated sequence MVQPKSPQPNVQQRGEDARHRLIEAGIEVFGISGFEAASTRHIADKAGVNLAAIPYYFGSKEGLYRAVAEHIASDDEPAASTARRIEVLLQDTQLSHEEALELLQELLDTLAITVIASDGKDHYNRFIMREFLDPSSAFDILYENFLQRILRPCTILIAQLTDKTANDPECAVRAFALIGQILVFRTARAAVSKRLDWQDFTQERVDLVRSVMRQHLESYF
- a CDS encoding ABC exporter membrane fusion protein, producing MTTSTEIAVSKTLVRRPIRRSIAVLLAVGCLTPFIYWQFQSFQSRNSPPPIKQPEVKTITALGRLEPAGEVIKLSAPTSAQGSRVEQLLVKEGDPIKVNQVIAILDNRDRLQAALEEAQEQVRVAQSELAQVLAGAKRGEIQAQRFEIARLEAERVGNLNAQTATVTRLAAEVQNAQTEYQRYESLYQNGAISASERDRQQLALTTTQKQLQEAQAALERITKATQEQVAAARATLAQIAEVRPVDVQTAEARVSQAIAAAKQAEKNLDQAYIRTPQSGRILKIHARPGELISSEVGLAEIGQTEQMYAVAEVYQSDIHQVRVGQSVKLTSESLPNTELYGTVESIGLQVQRQEVINSDPSDNIDSRIIEVKVQLDAPSSQKVANFTNLQVQTVIET